A portion of the Deinococcus peraridilitoris DSM 19664 genome contains these proteins:
- a CDS encoding galactose oxidase-like domain-containing protein — MVPAQDYEAAKSAFGPPSADASSKGQWSTLIGNWPVLAIHTTLLPDGTVMSFGGNYYPDWANYAGKSGVPYNNQIDLWNPANNTHTPMNFQGSAIFCGGHTLLADGRLLIAGGDDLSKLFRHRSAEAGIKDTNIYDYRTKKWTKVASMSEFRWYPTTTTLPNGDVLAVAGNSTVPQGQKLGAGTFAETPEVYNPTSNTWRRLDGAKAQTDFYPWLFVASNGQVFNAGPDKDEVGWIGTGGAGSWTPAPPPNKVRRDYGTAVMYDTDKVLVLGGGGSDERDNSPTSANRISPTNHAIGIDLSGGTAQYTTFAPMQYKRRFHNATLLPDGSVLVTGGTQAYGFNNAKYPPDDPENAAKAGQDATVKIPELWNPVSKSWTSLAPMTVERLYHSTAILLPDATVLVSGGGACTDGDPEYSGCPDEKQQNAGYDKYRNAQVYRPPYLFKGERPSIQGVSKAVIDYGDTFEVTTTDAAQIGKATLIRLGSVTHSFDMNQRISTLDIVGRSGGTLTLRAPGSPNLAPPGQYMLFILKNGVPSVSRIVTLK, encoded by the coding sequence GTGGTGCCGGCGCAGGATTACGAGGCCGCCAAAAGTGCCTTCGGACCCCCAAGCGCGGACGCCAGCAGCAAAGGCCAGTGGTCGACGCTGATCGGCAACTGGCCGGTGCTGGCCATTCACACCACGCTGCTGCCGGACGGCACGGTGATGTCGTTCGGAGGCAACTACTACCCGGACTGGGCCAACTACGCCGGGAAAAGTGGCGTGCCATACAACAACCAGATCGATTTATGGAACCCCGCGAACAACACCCACACCCCCATGAACTTTCAGGGCAGCGCCATCTTCTGCGGCGGGCACACCCTGCTGGCCGACGGTCGGCTGCTGATTGCCGGGGGCGACGATCTGTCCAAGCTGTTCCGTCACCGTTCGGCCGAAGCGGGCATCAAGGACACCAACATCTACGACTACCGCACCAAAAAGTGGACCAAAGTCGCGTCGATGTCCGAGTTCCGCTGGTATCCCACCACCACCACCCTGCCCAACGGAGACGTACTGGCAGTGGCCGGTAACTCTACCGTGCCTCAGGGCCAGAAGCTCGGCGCCGGCACCTTCGCCGAAACCCCGGAAGTCTACAATCCAACCAGCAACACCTGGCGCCGCCTCGACGGCGCCAAAGCCCAGACTGACTTCTACCCCTGGCTGTTCGTTGCCTCGAACGGTCAGGTCTTCAATGCCGGACCGGACAAGGACGAGGTCGGCTGGATCGGCACCGGGGGCGCGGGCAGCTGGACGCCCGCTCCACCGCCCAACAAGGTGCGGCGTGATTACGGCACGGCCGTGATGTACGACACCGACAAGGTGCTGGTGCTGGGTGGTGGTGGCAGCGACGAGCGCGACAACTCACCAACCTCGGCCAACCGGATTTCCCCGACCAACCACGCCATCGGAATCGACCTGTCGGGTGGTACGGCCCAATACACCACCTTCGCCCCGATGCAGTACAAGCGGCGCTTTCACAATGCCACCCTGCTGCCCGACGGCAGCGTGCTGGTCACGGGCGGCACCCAGGCGTACGGCTTCAACAACGCCAAGTATCCGCCCGACGATCCCGAAAACGCCGCCAAAGCCGGGCAGGACGCTACCGTCAAGATTCCCGAACTGTGGAATCCGGTCAGCAAGTCGTGGACTTCGCTCGCACCGATGACAGTCGAACGTCTGTATCACTCGACGGCCATCCTGCTGCCCGATGCGACGGTGCTGGTCTCCGGGGGTGGAGCCTGCACGGACGGTGATCCCGAGTACTCCGGTTGCCCCGATGAAAAACAGCAGAACGCCGGGTACGACAAGTACCGCAACGCCCAGGTGTACCGTCCGCCGTACCTGTTCAAGGGAGAGCGGCCCAGCATTCAGGGTGTCTCGAAGGCCGTGATCGACTACGGGGACACCTTCGAGGTCACGACGACCGACGCGGCCCAGATCGGCAAGGCCACCTTGATCCGTCTGGGTTCGGTGACGCACTCCTTTGACATGAACCAGCGCATCAGCACCCTCGACATTGTCGGCCGCTCCGGGGGAACGCTGACCCTGCGCGCTCCGGGCAGTCCGAATCTCGCTCCTCCGGGTCAATACATGCTCTTTATCCTCAAAAACGGTGTTCCCTCCGTTTCCCGCATCGTTACCCTCAAATAG
- a CDS encoding cytochrome c oxidase assembly protein: MDLNPSPAALLFSWRLDPLVWGVTVALVGVYFWHFVRVRRSAEARAHWPGWRALLFGLGALVALLGLQTNASSYTLNSMALYMGRLMLLAELAPPLLMLGLPSGLLALHRSGPARRLLSFVLDPFVVFALWTTIIVFWNLPIGFNASLVSATASTLLPVLYLLGGTLLWAVALNTVPQLNRLSVLGRGAFGFLSALPMMGVAAVWLYSPAVLYSPYVNVPCLWNLTPLQNQQISGLVMLMAGMPALALALMQVLGGLLKLSEAQGELAASESGSAD, encoded by the coding sequence GTGGATCTGAATCCTTCGCCGGCGGCCCTGTTGTTCTCGTGGCGCTTGGATCCCCTGGTATGGGGCGTGACCGTGGCACTCGTGGGAGTGTACTTCTGGCACTTCGTGCGCGTGCGCCGAAGTGCCGAGGCACGCGCACACTGGCCCGGGTGGCGGGCGCTGCTGTTCGGTCTGGGCGCGCTGGTGGCCCTGCTGGGGCTGCAAACGAACGCTTCGTCGTACACGCTGAATTCGATGGCGCTGTACATGGGTCGCCTGATGCTGCTGGCCGAGCTGGCTCCACCACTGCTGATGCTGGGCCTGCCTTCCGGACTGCTGGCCCTGCACCGAAGTGGACCGGCGCGCCGTCTGCTGTCGTTCGTGCTCGATCCCTTTGTGGTCTTTGCCTTATGGACGACCATTATCGTATTCTGGAATCTGCCCATTGGCTTTAATGCCTCGCTGGTAAGCGCCACTGCGTCGACGCTGCTGCCCGTGCTCTACCTGCTGGGCGGCACGTTGCTGTGGGCGGTCGCACTGAACACCGTGCCGCAGCTGAACCGTCTGTCGGTGCTCGGTCGGGGAGCTTTTGGTTTTCTGAGCGCCCTGCCGATGATGGGCGTGGCGGCCGTCTGGCTGTACAGTCCCGCCGTGCTGTACAGCCCTTATGTGAACGTGCCGTGTCTGTGGAATCTGACGCCGCTGCAAAATCAGCAGATCAGTGGTCTGGTGATGCTGATGGCGGGCATGCCCGCCCTGGCGTTGGCACTCATGCAGGTGCTGGGCGGCCTGCTGAAGCTCTCCGAGGCCCAGGGCGAACTGGCGGCCTCCGAAAGCGGGTCGGCCGACTGA
- a CDS encoding SCO family protein: MKTEALDASGLDWLGGLTRALLAVAALLGGVWLYARIKSPFAYFGTTYDSRPLAAGFSATDQSGQPFEFASTRGEVVALFFGFTRCPDICPLTLNYLRKAKEQLPADVQDDLRIVFVSLDPERDTVAQLQAYTNFFGGGLTGLRLPEPQLAAVAKSYGVGYAKAPIQPKGASASSGTGTSGNYAINHTTATYLIDREGKMRLVWDYTQLPQLDRVVRDLRQVLKE, from the coding sequence GTGAAGACGGAAGCCCTGGACGCGTCCGGCCTGGACTGGCTGGGTGGTCTGACCCGCGCCCTGCTGGCCGTAGCGGCCCTGTTGGGAGGCGTGTGGCTGTACGCCCGCATCAAGAGTCCTTTTGCGTACTTCGGCACGACCTACGACAGCCGACCGCTGGCAGCCGGCTTCAGCGCCACCGACCAATCGGGACAGCCTTTCGAGTTCGCCAGTACCCGCGGGGAAGTGGTGGCGCTGTTTTTCGGCTTCACGCGCTGCCCGGACATCTGTCCGCTGACCCTGAACTACCTGCGCAAAGCCAAGGAACAGCTGCCCGCCGACGTACAGGATGACCTGCGTATCGTGTTCGTGAGCCTCGATCCAGAGCGCGACACCGTGGCGCAGCTTCAGGCCTACACGAATTTCTTCGGTGGTGGCCTGACGGGCCTGCGTCTTCCCGAACCCCAGCTGGCAGCCGTTGCCAAATCGTACGGTGTGGGGTATGCCAAGGCGCCCATCCAGCCGAAAGGTGCCTCGGCCAGCTCGGGAACGGGAACCTCGGGAAATTACGCCATCAACCACACGACCGCCACGTACCTCATCGACCGTGAGGGAAAAATGCGCCTGGTATGGGACTACACGCAGTTGCCGCAACTCGACCGGGTCGTGCGCGATCTGCGGCAGGTTCTGAAGGAGTGA
- a CDS encoding copper chaperone PCu(A)C, with the protein MWSWRLLTVLAALLVLAGGVWWLRSAPHTRQAPVETALLHVSQGGISVLNGFVLAVPPGSNVSSAYFTLRNDTEAPLGLIRASSPLAGQITLMQTATVAASDHAHAHGMQGMQPLDSLKVSPGQEVTLTPGRTHLMLEDLTRVPREGERVTLILSFQGRPDLPVELPVRRFE; encoded by the coding sequence ATGTGGTCCTGGCGCCTTCTGACTGTCCTGGCAGCCCTGCTGGTGCTGGCCGGTGGCGTGTGGTGGCTGCGAAGCGCACCGCACACCCGCCAGGCTCCGGTGGAAACCGCGCTTCTGCACGTCAGCCAAGGCGGTATTTCGGTCCTGAACGGGTTTGTGCTGGCCGTCCCGCCGGGTTCGAACGTCTCAAGCGCCTACTTCACGCTGCGCAATGATACCGAAGCACCGCTGGGCCTCATCCGGGCCAGTTCTCCGCTGGCCGGGCAGATCACGCTGATGCAGACTGCCACGGTCGCCGCCTCAGACCACGCGCATGCCCACGGTATGCAGGGCATGCAGCCGCTCGATTCGCTGAAGGTGTCACCCGGCCAGGAGGTCACGCTCACGCCGGGCCGCACCCACCTGATGCTGGAAGACCTGACCCGTGTGCCCCGTGAAGGCGAGCGTGTGACACTGATCCTGTCGTTTCAGGGACGTCCGGATCTGCCCGTGGAGTTGCCCGTGCGGAGGTTTGAGTGA
- a CDS encoding NUDIX domain-containing protein, with product MDAYLRWLRSKIGHEVIKAPGAGVVVRDDQGRVLLTRRSDDGTWGLLGGWLSPGESALEAARREVLEESGWEVEVTGLLGVYSDPAEMRWTYPNGDQAEFVNVIFEGRLLRQVGEPDDETLELRFFSREDLPEVRPNDRRPVADALSGAPRPFVR from the coding sequence ATGGATGCTTACCTGCGCTGGCTGCGCTCGAAAATCGGTCATGAAGTCATCAAGGCGCCGGGGGCCGGGGTCGTGGTGCGGGACGACCAGGGGCGCGTGCTGCTGACCCGCCGCAGTGACGACGGCACCTGGGGGCTGCTGGGCGGCTGGCTCAGCCCCGGCGAATCGGCCCTGGAAGCGGCTCGGCGTGAGGTGCTCGAGGAGTCCGGCTGGGAAGTCGAGGTGACCGGACTGCTCGGGGTGTACAGCGATCCGGCCGAGATGCGCTGGACCTATCCCAACGGCGACCAGGCCGAGTTCGTGAACGTGATCTTCGAGGGCCGCCTGCTGCGCCAGGTGGGAGAACCTGACGACGAGACGCTCGAACTGCGCTTTTTCTCGCGTGAGGATCTGCCCGAGGTGCGGCCCAACGACCGCCGTCCGGTTGCGGACGCGCTGTCAGGCGCACCCCGGCCGTTTGTTCGCTGA
- a CDS encoding TlpA family protein disulfide reductase yields MIAVVSNMLFPKRGVGKSPPASFLYPSSGRRLFYFRNKGCIICGLIDMKVASAAHQSGVTLIIIDRWPHEGRPKQSTPYLDDVGNIVDSDGTLNKAFDVAIYPTFVFVDDSNKIVVREVGAEAKPEVFDEHLLKHFNAHLDIPI; encoded by the coding sequence ATGATCGCCGTCGTCTCAAACATGCTGTTTCCAAAACGCGGCGTTGGAAAGTCCCCACCGGCGTCTTTTCTCTATCCTTCCAGTGGGCGTCGCCTGTTTTACTTCCGCAACAAGGGGTGTATAATATGTGGCCTGATTGATATGAAAGTCGCAAGCGCGGCACATCAATCGGGTGTTACACTTATTATTATTGACCGATGGCCACACGAAGGACGACCGAAGCAGTCTACACCCTATTTAGATGATGTTGGTAATATTGTTGACTCTGATGGCACCTTGAATAAGGCATTTGACGTTGCTATCTATCCTACATTTGTTTTTGTTGATGACAGCAATAAAATTGTCGTCCGAGAAGTGGGAGCGGAGGCTAAGCCGGAAGTTTTCGACGAACACCTTCTCAAGCACTTCAACGCTCACCTCGATATTCCTATATAA
- a CDS encoding pyridoxamine 5'-phosphate oxidase family protein: MGKQLDAITPVLKAFIEQQKIFFVGTAGETGTVNVSPKGMDSLRVLGPKQVAWLNVTGSGNESAAHILEYPRMTLMFCAFEGPPMILRLYGQARVVHGHDREWNELYALFGPLPGARQVFVLDVQLVQTSCGMAVPHYAYQGERQELNHWALRKSPEELHDYWQQKNSFSIDGKPTAILRDDLTV, translated from the coding sequence ATGGGAAAGCAGCTCGACGCCATCACACCTGTCCTGAAAGCGTTCATCGAGCAACAGAAGATTTTCTTTGTGGGCACGGCCGGCGAGACGGGCACGGTGAACGTCTCGCCGAAGGGCATGGATTCCTTGCGGGTTCTTGGGCCGAAGCAGGTCGCCTGGCTCAACGTGACCGGCAGCGGGAACGAGTCCGCCGCGCATATCCTGGAGTACCCCAGGATGACCTTGATGTTCTGCGCTTTCGAGGGACCTCCGATGATTCTGCGGCTGTACGGACAGGCGCGGGTGGTCCACGGCCATGACCGGGAGTGGAACGAGCTTTATGCGCTCTTCGGTCCCCTGCCCGGAGCCCGGCAGGTATTCGTGCTGGACGTTCAACTGGTGCAGACCTCGTGTGGAATGGCGGTGCCTCACTATGCCTATCAGGGAGAGCGCCAGGAGCTCAACCACTGGGCCTTGAGGAAGAGCCCGGAGGAACTGCACGACTACTGGCAGCAGAAGAACTCGTTCAGTATCGACGGGAAGCCGACAGCAATCTTGCGGGACGATCTGACCGTGTGA
- a CDS encoding sugar-binding transcriptional regulator: MTPTDDQTALAVQVSRLYYYQNLTTETIARELGLSRPKVSRLLTLAKRTGLVEIRIHDPAAQPQVLERDIAQRYGVRSVKVVSVPTNSSEQEWLERVAVFTANHLNTLLQPEMVVGLAWGTTLEAVSHHLTPRTCPDLDFVQLNGAGTARHITNLQAGETYARFAQNYGARAHLFPVPTFFDYAETKRAMWRERSVRRLLDLHARARLLVYSVGSPLARVPSHVYVGGQLEHEDLQELEREGVVGDIATVFFRRDGSFRDIPLNARASGPDLTLFQTAKHALCVVSGLGKVEGLRAALRGRLLSELIVDEATASALLAGENPL; encoded by the coding sequence ATGACCCCAACCGACGATCAGACCGCGCTGGCCGTGCAGGTGAGCCGGCTGTACTATTACCAGAACCTCACCACCGAGACCATCGCGCGGGAACTCGGGCTGTCGCGCCCCAAAGTCTCGCGGCTGCTGACCCTGGCCAAACGCACCGGGCTGGTCGAGATTCGCATTCACGATCCGGCGGCGCAGCCGCAGGTGCTGGAGCGCGACATCGCGCAGCGCTACGGCGTGCGCAGCGTCAAGGTCGTCAGCGTCCCGACCAACTCCAGCGAGCAGGAATGGCTGGAGCGGGTGGCGGTCTTTACCGCCAACCACCTCAACACGCTGCTGCAGCCCGAGATGGTGGTCGGCCTGGCGTGGGGCACGACGCTCGAAGCCGTCTCACACCACCTGACGCCCAGAACCTGCCCGGACCTCGACTTCGTGCAGCTCAACGGCGCGGGCACGGCGCGCCACATCACCAACCTGCAGGCGGGCGAGACCTACGCCCGCTTCGCGCAGAACTACGGTGCGCGCGCCCACCTCTTTCCCGTGCCGACCTTTTTCGATTACGCCGAAACCAAACGCGCCATGTGGCGGGAGCGGTCCGTGCGGCGCCTGCTCGACTTGCACGCCCGCGCCCGGCTGCTGGTGTACAGCGTCGGCTCACCGCTGGCGCGCGTCCCGAGTCACGTCTACGTGGGGGGGCAGCTCGAGCACGAGGACCTGCAGGAACTGGAGCGCGAGGGCGTGGTGGGTGACATCGCCACGGTCTTCTTTCGCCGGGACGGCAGCTTCCGCGACATTCCCCTCAACGCGCGCGCCAGCGGCCCCGACCTGACGCTCTTCCAGACTGCCAAACACGCCCTGTGCGTGGTGTCGGGTCTTGGCAAGGTCGAGGGACTGCGCGCCGCGCTGCGCGGCAGGCTACTGAGCGAGCTGATCGTGGACGAAGCGACCGCCAGCGCCCTGCTCGCGGGAGAAAATCCGCTCTGA
- the glpK gene encoding glycerol kinase GlpK yields the protein MMKYILALDQGTTSSRAIVFDQDGSIVSAAQKEFRQIFPQSGLVEHDAQEIWSNQLGVAQEAITRAGLRATDIAAIGITNQRETVVIWERKSGRPIHNAIVWQDRRTALLCDQLRAQGLEALFVQKTGLLIDAYFSGTKARWLLDHVPGAREQAERGELALGTIDSWLVYNLTGGECHITDASNASRTLLFNIHTGEWDDELLRILEIPRSLLPEVRPSSEVYGETSPGLLGARIPIAGMAGDQQAATFGQACVEKGMAKNTYGTGCFMLLNTGGQAVPSQHKLLTTVAWTIRGRTDYALEGSIFVAGAVMQWLRDGLGIIRDSAEVEALAASVPDNGGVYLVPAFVGLGAPHWDSYARGSIHGLSRGSTRAHIARAALESVAYQTADVLQAMQQDAATPVRELRVDGGASRNDLLMQFQADVLGVPVVRPQVTETTALGAAYLAGLAVGYWESEQQIARQWREERRFEPRMGEDEREALLSQWRRAVQRSTAWERPDDQGATTQ from the coding sequence ATGATGAAGTACATTCTCGCCCTCGACCAGGGCACCACCAGCAGCCGCGCGATTGTCTTCGATCAGGACGGCAGCATCGTCAGCGCGGCCCAGAAGGAGTTCCGCCAGATCTTTCCGCAAAGCGGCCTGGTCGAACACGACGCCCAGGAAATCTGGAGCAACCAGCTTGGCGTCGCCCAGGAAGCCATCACCCGCGCGGGGCTGCGGGCCACGGACATCGCGGCCATCGGCATCACCAACCAGCGGGAGACCGTGGTGATCTGGGAGCGCAAAAGCGGCAGACCGATTCACAACGCCATCGTCTGGCAGGACCGCCGCACCGCCCTCCTGTGCGACCAACTGCGCGCTCAGGGTCTCGAGGCGCTCTTCGTGCAGAAGACCGGCCTCCTGATCGACGCCTACTTCAGCGGCACCAAAGCCCGCTGGCTGCTCGATCACGTCCCCGGCGCGCGCGAGCAGGCCGAGCGGGGTGAACTGGCCCTCGGCACCATCGACTCGTGGCTGGTGTACAACCTCACGGGCGGCGAGTGCCATATCACCGATGCCAGCAACGCCTCACGCACGCTGCTCTTCAATATCCATACCGGCGAGTGGGACGACGAGCTCTTGCGCATTCTCGAGATTCCGCGCTCGCTGCTGCCCGAGGTGCGCCCCAGCAGCGAGGTGTACGGCGAAACCTCGCCGGGTCTGCTGGGCGCGCGCATTCCCATCGCGGGCATGGCGGGCGACCAGCAGGCCGCCACCTTCGGGCAGGCCTGTGTCGAGAAGGGCATGGCCAAGAACACCTACGGCACCGGCTGCTTCATGCTGCTCAATACTGGAGGCCAGGCGGTGCCCTCGCAGCACAAGCTGCTCACCACGGTGGCCTGGACCATCAGGGGGCGCACCGACTACGCCCTGGAGGGCAGCATCTTCGTGGCCGGAGCCGTCATGCAGTGGCTGCGTGACGGCCTGGGGATCATCCGGGACAGCGCCGAGGTCGAGGCACTCGCGGCCAGCGTGCCCGACAACGGCGGCGTGTACCTGGTGCCCGCCTTTGTGGGACTCGGCGCGCCGCACTGGGACAGCTACGCGCGCGGCAGCATCCACGGTCTCTCGCGAGGCAGCACCCGCGCCCACATCGCCCGCGCCGCCCTGGAAAGCGTCGCCTACCAGACCGCCGACGTGCTGCAGGCCATGCAGCAGGACGCCGCCACGCCCGTGCGCGAACTGCGCGTGGACGGGGGCGCCAGCAGAAACGACCTGCTGATGCAGTTTCAGGCCGACGTGCTCGGCGTGCCCGTCGTGCGGCCCCAGGTGACCGAGACGACCGCGCTGGGCGCCGCGTACCTTGCGGGCCTCGCGGTCGGGTACTGGGAAAGCGAACAGCAGATCGCCCGGCAATGGCGCGAGGAACGCCGCTTCGAACCCCGCATGGGGGAAGACGAGCGTGAAGCGCTGCTCTCGCAGTGGCGGCGCGCCGTGCAGCGCTCCACGGCCTGGGAGCGCCCCGACGACCAGGGAGCCACCACACAGTAA